The genomic stretch ATCATCTGCCTTGCCTGAAATAAACGGAATAAGTTTTATCCTGCTGGCTTCAATTATATTTGCAGGAACCTTTGAAATAGCTCCGCAGATAAGAACTGTAATATCCAACTCGGTCAGCCTGTTTACCAAACGTGAAAACAATTCAGGATCAAAAGGTTCGTGACGCTTGCTTATAACCTTTTTATCTTTTATCTCAGCTAAAAGAAGCATCTTCGCGGTATCAAACACCGGTGAAATTCGGTTTTCCCAGACAGTAAGCGCAACTTTCATGCCTGAATTACCTCCTTTTTAA from Candidatus Desulfatibia profunda encodes the following:
- a CDS encoding NifB/NifX family molybdenum-iron cluster-binding protein, whose product is MKVALTVWENRISPVFDTAKMLLLAEIKDKKVISKRHEPFDPELFSRLVNRLTELDITVLICGAISKVPANIIEASRIKLIPFISGKADDVLECYAQGIQIIPAFLMPGCDRKHRRHSIKK